The genome window TGTAGTATAAACAGACCactgtgtatttttttttgattttttgatttttttttctgtaaacttAGTTAAGTTTCGATtagttttatttattgaaagaaTAACGACAATAAATCGTTTAAAAGCTCATTGCATATGGAAGTATAAGTGATTTAAATGTATGTTGCGGGGATTGGGGAAAGAATTTGGAGAAAGGGGAAAGGAGAAATCGAATGAAACTATaaagatttcaaataaaaaacacacCGGTACGAAATTAGTCAAGAATAATACATTATAggtatttatttcaattaaactTTTCCTAAGAGCCAATTTCCAGGGCTAGATGGATCTTCTGAATGGAAGAATTGTTTCCAAAGAACATGGAATTTCTTTTTATCAATACTATTGATAAGTTGACCTTGatgattctgaaatttaagttATTAAggtttggaaactttttgaactgaattattttcaagttttaacttttaaaatttcatatggCACCCAAATAATTTATGAAATCATTAGTCTGGGCAATAGATAATATCAGGGAGGAAAGCACATCGAAAACGAGTTTAATTGAGATGCTACAGTTCTTTAGGTACAGTAGCCATGAAGAAATTCGGAGTTCGATAGAGCAAAGAGCCAATATGAGTTTTTCCCCATTTAAATCAATTACTCACTGTGAAATTATTGCTAAATATGATCCTTCTTGGTCTACCCACCCACTTTCATTAAatgatttcaataaaatgtttgtATTTCACAATTGAAtcgtattttttgatttgaatattgaatttaATGTTATTTGTCTGTGAATACCACCAGACTAAACGGAAAAGGTAAAATTGTAtctaaactataaaaattgcattattcATGTGTAATTCCAACATAAGAAAACGTTCacaaatattactttttttatttttaagatttcgATCAGATTGCTACGTAGCTGGTTAATCTAGAAAGAAAATGCTCTTAGAAGTTGGATTACAAATTATTAAGTGTGATTTCGAAAATCTGCAGTGGACGATgctgtttttgaattttatttttgaagattttcatttttgttttggaataaTTTCGAATCCACATATCAAAGAGCGATGTTAACCTGATAAGGTAACTAAACAATTCACTGAAgcattaaaacaaaaagacTGAAATGAAGAACTTCAAAGGAAATAaagattttgtttgaaattttgattttcgagaaCACAAAAATCTATGGCTACGCTTTAGGGGAACGTAAATGATCAAGTATTCTCTAGCAGGAGAATCTAATGGGCatgttaatatttttctatttctgatATACTTACAAAAGCAAATTGGTCAAAACAATGACTTGAGTCCTTTCTATTGACTCCAAAGTACCCGAGCACTTGAACATATTCAGCTTGATCTACAAGATGATCGCCTGAAAATGACACTTTTCGCATATTTTCTGGCTCAGTTCATGTTTCTTTACCCGATTCATCGAGAAGCTTAAACATGTACTCAACGTACGCTTTCTGCCAAGCCGGCTCACGAACTGATTTTCTCGACGATTGGCACAGTTGAATCCAGTCGGAAAGGGTGATCTACGAGATGAAAAACATAAGAAGATAGAAGGATGTAGACATGTATACTACGTGACACTTTCAAAGTACTTTTCTACAGACATGAGGATGATCATAGGGATCAAAGAAACTTACAATATCTTCCTCTTCCTTTCCAATTGCCTCGgtcattttttgccaaatatcTGGAAGGCAGAGACGGGCGGTCATGAAGAAATCCGAACGGCGTCCGCGAACTTCTCCAATTACCTAGATataggaaaattaaattttgaacaatgttTAGATCAAAGTAGAATCGAATTATTGGAAGTAGCAACTTTGAATCGCAGATGTTGTGGATGTTCAAATAATACACATACGATTATACCACTTTGACAGTTGACATCTTCACGCtcattaaaacaaaactatAGAAGAATAAACAATCTTAGAGGGAACAAAAGACTACCGAGAGCTTGAAATCAGGATGCAAAACAAATAGGGAAGTAGGCAATGCTAATCCGCATTTAAACGACTCTTATTATTAGATACAatctagaaaataattttcgaagtttttaaGCCCCAATTTTTGTTCCGATATGACAAACATTTTGTTGGAAGGATTGAAATATAAATACCTCTATCAGATCTTTGAAATCTTTCCACTCGATCAATCCGTTCTGGtcgagatctgaaaattgttgaacttTGAAACATCAAATGCATATCATCATCACAAACCGAAAAATGTAGTGAACGCATGTTTCCACTTGCTCTCTAAGAATTCCTTTGGGTTTGCAGCTTTTGGATGCATATCTGACATATTTTGAATCAGTGTAAAAACCAAAATGAGGCAAGAGGCGGTGCTGCCACAGAGTTACGTGACATATAGAAAGAACAAACAAATAAACTATTGAAAAGCAGTAAGCTGCGTCACACAATTTCAAGTGGTACatcgatgaaaatttgaaaaaaaaactcgaacgGAGCAGGTGAGAAATAGTGGGAAATGTGACACATTccattaatatttgaaaaagagaaaagcaAACTGATCATAAATCTGACGGGTTGtggtcaaacttttttgaggtGAAAACATGACAGTTGGTTAGGATGAGAAGATTGTCAAGTTACACACAAACTCTTGAAATAACTTACGTGAGAATGTAGGTTTCGAAATTCGCTAGGTTTTTTGTAAGAAATTGTAAATGATGCAATTATGTTTAACTTGAGCTTCATTAGTGTTTCTTGGTTTTGAGTGCGCCTACGTAGGTGCATCCACCTACCTCGTGCCTacaaagaaatcaaaaacaattttgttattttgatttaatttagACTGTACAATTATCAAGTCATGCTATCAAGTCATTATCAAGATATGATCATGCTGTAATGAGGTCAAGAGtcttactgaaaaaaagtgttttcttCTTAAGTAGAATATAATGGGCGGACCCATAGTCAGATGATCAAAATAGTTGAGAAAATCTTGAGTTAGGGGTCACAACAACACAATAACAACTAAGTTTGAACTTGAGGGAAAGTAACATAAATATAGCTTCTGACATTTTGgcagaaaacaatttcagaacatttgCCACAAGTACTTTCAGAGGATGCAACTGTTAATTTCTGGTAAGATAcgaacaaatatttgaaaacattttcatttgaacagaatttctttttgagttttaaatgcatttttctaaAAGCTTGCAATGAAAAAGTATACAATGATGAATAGTTAACAAATGTTTCATACTCTGGTAAGTTGAGTTTTGCCGAAAACtaagttcaaaattaatcTCGACTTAAGAGAACAGTCTGGGCCCGAAACTCAATCGATATCTTAATTTAACACTTATTTAAAATTGGTGTATTGATAGAGACTGGCCAGGAAGTATGAAAACCAATCTTACAtaatcacttttcaaaaagttacagAATCCATATTAAACATACGAGCTGTGtagataatttttcgaatgcctgaaattttaaatatgccaaggcaaaacaatcaaaaatcaaaatcaaaatcatcaaaaagtcACTTGATCTATAAAGTCACaatgcttgaaattttcaaaaagtttctaatttcATTGGAGCATTCATATTGATAAACATCTTGAGGCAGATCTCTAAAGAATATATCaacagaaaaatatcaaagaatCGGCGGCAAAAGAGATAAAATTGATAAGTTCGGAACACAAACCTCACGTGCCTGTTGTTCTCGAATATGTTTCTGATCATCAGTTATCTtatgattttaaaagaaaGCATGAGCTACCTCAACCAGTGAGCCGTACTGCtctttgctcaaaaaatgagccGTACCCTGGCTGACTTGACGAAGGATTTTACATTGTTTCTTTCATTCACTGCGACTCTTCAATCACTCTGATATTGCACATTCCTGAAATTTGACACGGGGTGAAAAGAGACAAGGTGATGACCCTGACAACTGTTATCAACGGGCTTACGCCCTATATCACACAAACAAGTCTATGTTATTTTGAAGTGCAATTAGAGTTGATAAATGATGAGGTGAACACACGGCGGGCGGCTGCAAGAGTGGGAATTCCACAAACATCTGCCCCATTTCACTATAGTTTAAGAGAGTCAGCTGCGGTTCGATAAATTGAGAAGAAACTCGAATAATGGCATCATTTGATCTGAACAGAATTACGTAAGAAAAAGACTGAAGATTACGGTAGATGTAACAATTTATTGGAATCTGTGTtgttcaataaaacaaaactttgTGTAAGAGATATTCAGAACTCTATTTTTATAGCAATATTTCATTGAGCAGCTGGagttaaatttattgaaatgcccctattttgtttttatgtaaagaacaagaaaaacacAGGGACACTAATATAATTGacaataaattctgaaaatatttaaatgaaagTTTAGGATTCTTTGCATTGGGATTTTTTACGAGGCGAGCTTGGCacaaaaagaaatgaattttcagttcgGTGATAATTATCGTCAATTCAGGTGCATAGAAGCCCATTAGATTTCTTATCCAGAACACAACTCGGGCTTCAGGGGGTACCTTTTTCACGTTCTTCGGTCGTCTCAACTGAGCTCCAGTCAGGCTCCTATAACATTCCTGAAAGTGTTATGTGAGACCATCAATAAGTGAAGTTTGAGTTTTCAGGTGTTCATAACACACGACTATCTCTCATTCATTTTAAAGCTTActtgtatttaaaaatagaattacTTCTCAGTCAAGAGCGAGTCACGGCAACTCGGTCCAAAACCATTTCTAATTagtaaactctcaaaaaccacaactaattagcttaaaatcattgctaattagcaaaaataagCTAATTTACAATGGTTTTAAGCTATTTagttgtggtttttgagagtttactAATTAGAAATGGTTTTGGACCGAGTTGCCGTGACTCGCTCTTGACTGAGTTTACTGCTCTAATATTCTTTGACCTTGATCTTAGAGATCGAAAACACGAGAAAGGTGTACGTCCTGAAGACAAAGATTGCACCTCCCGATGATTGACAACTCTATTTGTGATTTGGAGAAACTGACTGGAAAATGGGTTAGTTGTTTGTGGGAAAGTCGATGGTAAATAAAATAGTTAGATGCTTCGGCACTATAATTTTCAaggtattccaaaaaaaacttttccgtaccaattttataaaatacaatagttaatttttcagacgTGTTGTCTAGAATTATAATCACACTACGTTGCTAATTTATTAAAACTGCTGCAAATACTTTAaatccggaatttttttgaaattatatctTTGGAAGTTTGAATTAATAGAACAGTAAAGAGCAATTTTTCTACAGTGATATTTTGATGATATGAGGAAACTTTTAAGgtgtcttgttttttttcgggaattcGGGAATTTATCCATTTGTAGGCATTCAAAGTAGATATCCAGCAGAGAATGACCAGTCTGCGTATCCATGACAACTGAACCAGAAACATGTTCCATGTGTGAAAGGACGTCGTCTTCGAAGCGGAAGGGTCACTTCTAAATTCATTTTGCAAAGTGGATGAATGTGGATAAGTGCTTCCATTTTATTCCACTTAAAAtgatttagttttcaaaaaatgaaattcatcTACATATTAAGTCATTAACCGAATTGAATAAATGTAATCAGTACGTACTTATTCATCTCTCATATgcactttattttttccaaataaatatttttaaagaaattgagCATTGGTCACCCATCGCAATGATTCTggcaaatatttcaataaaaaactcaaatttctcgCCTTCTCTCTCATTATTCGTTTTCGTACCCGTAGTATCTCATTCAAAATTCatcgtttttcgttttcaaaacgTAAAACCGCTACCCTAGCTAATTCATCTCATTTTACTCCTCCCTATCGGCTGGCTCCTTCTGCTTTGTTGTTGTTTACTGCATCTCTTACTCTCTAtgtttctctctttctctaaatctcttcaaagtccTGTACTCTCTAATGGGCTCGCGGAAGAGCCCCCGCAAGCCAAATATGGAACAGAAAGtgagaaatggaagaaattcAGAAAGAGACAGCAAGAAGAAGTGAGTCAATTTGAAACACACCCACATCctttctttttgcattttttttcttttgcgaAAATTTGCTTTTTAGTAGGGCAATGTGTGTcacttttcattaaaatatcCATCTGTCATTTTCTCTcctattttgtcatttttaagATATTGATATGCCATCGTACATCATTGAAGCTTTGatatttctgtgatttttcaatgcaattttatttgatcGATTATCAATAAATTGAAGCATATTATTTATTTGCAAATGATACTCAAAAAGATAACTTCATGCATGAGATAAACCACACCTAACTTTTTATCACTTG of Caenorhabditis elegans chromosome II contains these proteins:
- the cex-2 gene encoding Calexcitin-2 (Confirmed by transcript evidence), whose translation is MHPKAANPKEFLESKWKHAFTTFFDLDQNGLIEWKDFKDLIEVIGEVRGRRSDFFMTARLCLPDIWQKMTEAIGKEEEDIITLSDWIQLCQSSRKSVREPAWQKAYVEYMFKLLDESGDHLVDQAEYVQVLGYFGVNRKDSSHCFDQFAFNHQGQLINSIDKKKFHVLWKQFFHSEDPSSPGNWLLGKV
- the cex-2 gene encoding Calexcitin-2 (Confirmed by transcript evidence), encoding MHPKAANPKEFLESKWKHAFTTFFDLDQNGLIEWKDFKDLIEVIGEVRGRRSDFFMTARLCLPDIWQKMTEAIGKEEEDIITLSDWIQLCQSSRKSVREPAWQKAYVEYMFKLLDESGDHLVDQAEYVQVLGYFGVNRKDSSHCFDQFAFVSISEIEKY